One Saimiri boliviensis isolate mSaiBol1 chromosome 5, mSaiBol1.pri, whole genome shotgun sequence genomic window carries:
- the GAL3ST2 gene encoding galactose-3-O-sulfotransferase 2 isoform X2: protein MRLLSQCSCSCSQWSMVAVSKPQRGGAVMRCLTSHPITAGNSVLSLFGGEAEGPPVTNIMFLKTHKTASSTVLNILYRFAETHNLSVALPAGWHVHLGYPWFFLARYVEGVGSQQRFNIMCNHLRFNPPEVQKVMPNDTFYFSILRNPVFQLESSFIYYKTYAPAFQGAPSLDAFLASPRTFYNDSHLLRNVYAKNNMWFDFGFDPNAPAEEGYVRARIAEVERRFQLVLIAEHFDESLVLLRRRLRWALDDVVAFRLNSRSARSVTRLAPETRERARRWCALDWRLYQHFNRSFWGQLRAELGPRRLRGEVARLRTRRRELAVLCLQDGGAPQNRTQIHDPGLRPYQPGAADILGYNLRPGLDNQTRRVCQRLVRPELQYMAHLYSLQFPEKPPKNIP from the exons ATGAGGCTCCTGTCCCAGTGCAGCTGCAGTTGCAGCCAGTGGAGCATGG TTGCAGTGTCTAAACCGCAGAGGGGAGGGGCTGTGATGAGGTGTCTGACCTCCCATCCCATCACTGCTGGGAACTCAGTTTTAAG CCTGTTTGGGGGTGAGGCCGAGGGGCCGCCTGTCACCAACATCATGTTCCTGAAGACGCACAAGACGGCCAGCAGCACGGTGCTCAACATCCTCTACCGCTTCGCGGAGACCCACAACCTCTCTGTGGCGCTGCCTGCCGGCTGGCACGTCCACCTCGGCTACCCCTGGTTCTTCCTGGCGCGCTACGTGGAAGGTGTAGGGTCGCAGCAGCGATTCAACATCATGTGCAACCACCTAAGGTTCAACCCGCCTGAG GTGCAGAAAGTCATGCCCAACGACACGTTCTACTTCTCCATCCTGAGAAACCCTGTGTTCCAGCTGGAGTCCTCCTTCATCTACTACAAAACCTACGCGCCCGCCTTCCAGGGCGCCCCGAGCCTGGACGCGTTCCTGGCCTCGCCGCGGACGTTCTATAACGACAGCCACCTCCTCAGGAACGTCTACGCCAAGAACAACATGTGGTTCGACTTCGGCTTCGACCCCAACGCGCCGGCCGAGGAGGGCTACGTGCGCGCGCGCATCGCGGAGGTGGAGCGGCGCTTCCAGCTGGTGCTCATCGCCGAGCACTTCGACGAGTCCCTGGTGCTGCTGCGGCGCCGGCTGCGCTGGGCGCTGGACGACGTGGTGGCCTTCAGGCTCAACTCCCGCAGCGCGCGCTCCGTGACCCGCCTGGCGCCCGAGACTCGCGAGCGCGCGCGGCGCTGGTGCGCGCTGGACTGGCGCTTGTACCAGCATTTCAACCGCAGCTTCTGGGGGCAGCTGCGCGCCGAGCTGGGCCCACGGCGGCTGCGCGGGGAGGTGGCGCGGCTCCGGACGCGGAGGCGCGAACTCGCGGTCCTGTGCCTGCAGGACGGTGGCGCGCCCCAGAACCGGACGCAGATCCACGACCCGGGCCTGCGCCCCTACCAGCCCGGCGCGGCCGACATCCTGGGCTACAACCTCAGGCCAGGCCTGGACAACCAGACGCGGCGCGTGTGCCAGCGGCTGGTGAGGCCCGAGCTCCAGTACATGGCCCACCTGTACTCCCTGCAGTTCCCGGAGAAGCCCCCCAAGAACATCCCGTAG
- the GAL3ST2 gene encoding galactose-3-O-sulfotransferase 2 isoform X1, translated as MEVWGEGVAPALAGRYFRVILLLLLALTLLLLAGFLHTDLELLTPLFGGEAEGPPVTNIMFLKTHKTASSTVLNILYRFAETHNLSVALPAGWHVHLGYPWFFLARYVEGVGSQQRFNIMCNHLRFNPPEVQKVMPNDTFYFSILRNPVFQLESSFIYYKTYAPAFQGAPSLDAFLASPRTFYNDSHLLRNVYAKNNMWFDFGFDPNAPAEEGYVRARIAEVERRFQLVLIAEHFDESLVLLRRRLRWALDDVVAFRLNSRSARSVTRLAPETRERARRWCALDWRLYQHFNRSFWGQLRAELGPRRLRGEVARLRTRRRELAVLCLQDGGAPQNRTQIHDPGLRPYQPGAADILGYNLRPGLDNQTRRVCQRLVRPELQYMAHLYSLQFPEKPPKNIP; from the exons GTACTTCCGggtcatcctcctcctcctccttgccctGACGCTGCTCCTGCTGGCTGGATTCCTGCACACAGACTTGGAGCTGCTCACACC CCTGTTTGGGGGTGAGGCCGAGGGGCCGCCTGTCACCAACATCATGTTCCTGAAGACGCACAAGACGGCCAGCAGCACGGTGCTCAACATCCTCTACCGCTTCGCGGAGACCCACAACCTCTCTGTGGCGCTGCCTGCCGGCTGGCACGTCCACCTCGGCTACCCCTGGTTCTTCCTGGCGCGCTACGTGGAAGGTGTAGGGTCGCAGCAGCGATTCAACATCATGTGCAACCACCTAAGGTTCAACCCGCCTGAG GTGCAGAAAGTCATGCCCAACGACACGTTCTACTTCTCCATCCTGAGAAACCCTGTGTTCCAGCTGGAGTCCTCCTTCATCTACTACAAAACCTACGCGCCCGCCTTCCAGGGCGCCCCGAGCCTGGACGCGTTCCTGGCCTCGCCGCGGACGTTCTATAACGACAGCCACCTCCTCAGGAACGTCTACGCCAAGAACAACATGTGGTTCGACTTCGGCTTCGACCCCAACGCGCCGGCCGAGGAGGGCTACGTGCGCGCGCGCATCGCGGAGGTGGAGCGGCGCTTCCAGCTGGTGCTCATCGCCGAGCACTTCGACGAGTCCCTGGTGCTGCTGCGGCGCCGGCTGCGCTGGGCGCTGGACGACGTGGTGGCCTTCAGGCTCAACTCCCGCAGCGCGCGCTCCGTGACCCGCCTGGCGCCCGAGACTCGCGAGCGCGCGCGGCGCTGGTGCGCGCTGGACTGGCGCTTGTACCAGCATTTCAACCGCAGCTTCTGGGGGCAGCTGCGCGCCGAGCTGGGCCCACGGCGGCTGCGCGGGGAGGTGGCGCGGCTCCGGACGCGGAGGCGCGAACTCGCGGTCCTGTGCCTGCAGGACGGTGGCGCGCCCCAGAACCGGACGCAGATCCACGACCCGGGCCTGCGCCCCTACCAGCCCGGCGCGGCCGACATCCTGGGCTACAACCTCAGGCCAGGCCTGGACAACCAGACGCGGCGCGTGTGCCAGCGGCTGGTGAGGCCCGAGCTCCAGTACATGGCCCACCTGTACTCCCTGCAGTTCCCGGAGAAGCCCCCCAAGAACATCCCGTAG
- the NEU4 gene encoding sialidase-4, translating into MMSSAAFPRWPSMGSPRTPARTVLFERERTGLTYRVPSLLPVPPGPTLLAFVEQRLSPDDAHAHRLVLRRGTLARGSVQWGALHVLGTAALAEHRSMNPCPVHDAATGTVFLFFIAVLGHTPEAVQIATGRNAARLCYVTSHDAGLTWGSARDLTEEAIGSAVQDWATFAVGPGHGVQLPSGRLLVPAYTYRVDRRECFGKICRTSPHSFAFYSDDHGRTWRCGGLVPNLRSGECQLAAVDGGQAGSFLYCNARSPLGSRVQALSTDEGTSFLPAVRVTTLPETAWGCQGSIVGFLAPTPSRPRDGGWSVGPGSDPHPPRLRPGVLEPPEEAAEDPRGGQVPGGLFSHPQPQGDGPRPGVSGDVGSWTLAPPAPSATTPQSPTWLLYSHPVGRKARLHMGIRLSRSPLDPNSWTEPWVIYEGPSGYSDLASIGLAPGGALVFACLFESGARTSYEQISFCTFSLHDVLENVPAGPQLPTLGDKPWGHCWPS; encoded by the exons ATGATGAGCTCTGCAGCCTTCCCGAGGTGGCCG AGCATGGGGTCCCCTCGTACCCCTGCGAGGACAGTGCTCTTTGAGCGGGAGAGGACGGGCCTGACCTACCGCGTGCCCTCGCTGCTCCCCGTGCCCCCCGGGCCCACCCTGCTGGCCTTTGTGGAGCAGCGGCTCAGCCCCGATGATGCCCACGCCCACCGCCTGGTGCTGAGGAGGGGCACACTGGCCCGGGGCTCTGTGCAG TGGGGTGCCCTGCACGTGCTGGGGACGGCGGCCCTGGCGGAGCACCGGTCCATGAACCCCTGCCCCGTGCACGACGCTGCGACAGGCACcgtcttcctcttcttcattgcGGTGCTGGGTCACACGCCCGAGGCCGTGCAGATCGCCACAGGCAGGAACGCCGCACGACTCTGCTATGTGACCAGCCATGACGCAGGCCTCACGTGGGGCAGCGCCCGGGACCTCACCGAGGAGGCCATCGGCAGTGCTGTGCAGG ATTGGGCCACGTTTGCGGTGGGCCCGGGCCATGGCGTGCAGCTGCCTTCTGGCCGCCTGCTGGTGCCCGCCTACACCTACCGCGTGGACCGCCGAGAGTGTTTTGGCAAGATCTGCCGGACCAGCCCCCACTCCTTCGCCTTCTACAGCGATGACCACGGCCGCACCTGGCGCTGCGGAGGCCTCGTGCCCAACCTGCGCTCAGGCGAGTGCCAGCTGGCGGCAGTGGATGGGGGGCAGGCCGGCAGCTTCCTCTACTGCAACGCCCGGAGCCCCCTGGGCAGCCGCGTGCAGGCGCTCAGCACCGACGAGGGCACCTCCTTCCTGCCCGCAGTGCGCGTGACCACCCTGCCTGAGACTGCCTGGGGCTGCCAGGGCAGCATCGTGGGCTTCCTAGCCCCCACTCCCAGCAGGCCACGGGATGGCGGATGGTCAGTGGGCCCTGGGAGTGACCCCCACCCTCCACGCCTCCGTCCTGGAGTCCTTGAACCCCCCGAAGAGGCTGCTGAAGACCCCCGTGGAGGCCAGGTGCCTGGAGGGCTCTTCAGCCATCCGCAGCCTCAGGGGGACGGCCCCAGGCCTGGGGTCAGCGGAGATGTGGGGTCCTGGACCCTGGCGCCCCCAGCGCCCTCTGCCACCACGCCCCAGAGCCCCACATGGCTGCTGTACTCCCACCCCGTGGGCCGCAAGGCTCGCCTGCACATGGGCATCCGCCTGAGCCGGTCCCCACTGGACCCGAACAGCTGGACGGAGCCCTGGGTGATTTACGAGGGTCCCAGTGGCTACTCTGACCTGGCATCCATTGGGCTGGCCCCTGGCGGGGCCCTGGTCTTTGCCTGCCTTTTTGAGAGCGGGGCCAGGACCTCCTATGAGCAGATTTCCTTCTGCACATTCTCCCTACACGACGTCCTAGAGAACGTGCCTGCTGGCCCCCAGCTGCCCACCCTGGGAGACAAGCCTTGGGGGCACTGCTGGCCCTCCTGA
- the GAL3ST2 gene encoding galactose-3-O-sulfotransferase 2 isoform X4: protein MRCLTSHPITAGNSVLSLFGGEAEGPPVTNIMFLKTHKTASSTVLNILYRFAETHNLSVALPAGWHVHLGYPWFFLARYVEGVGSQQRFNIMCNHLRFNPPEVQKVMPNDTFYFSILRNPVFQLESSFIYYKTYAPAFQGAPSLDAFLASPRTFYNDSHLLRNVYAKNNMWFDFGFDPNAPAEEGYVRARIAEVERRFQLVLIAEHFDESLVLLRRRLRWALDDVVAFRLNSRSARSVTRLAPETRERARRWCALDWRLYQHFNRSFWGQLRAELGPRRLRGEVARLRTRRRELAVLCLQDGGAPQNRTQIHDPGLRPYQPGAADILGYNLRPGLDNQTRRVCQRLVRPELQYMAHLYSLQFPEKPPKNIP, encoded by the exons ATGAGGTGTCTGACCTCCCATCCCATCACTGCTGGGAACTCAGTTTTAAG CCTGTTTGGGGGTGAGGCCGAGGGGCCGCCTGTCACCAACATCATGTTCCTGAAGACGCACAAGACGGCCAGCAGCACGGTGCTCAACATCCTCTACCGCTTCGCGGAGACCCACAACCTCTCTGTGGCGCTGCCTGCCGGCTGGCACGTCCACCTCGGCTACCCCTGGTTCTTCCTGGCGCGCTACGTGGAAGGTGTAGGGTCGCAGCAGCGATTCAACATCATGTGCAACCACCTAAGGTTCAACCCGCCTGAG GTGCAGAAAGTCATGCCCAACGACACGTTCTACTTCTCCATCCTGAGAAACCCTGTGTTCCAGCTGGAGTCCTCCTTCATCTACTACAAAACCTACGCGCCCGCCTTCCAGGGCGCCCCGAGCCTGGACGCGTTCCTGGCCTCGCCGCGGACGTTCTATAACGACAGCCACCTCCTCAGGAACGTCTACGCCAAGAACAACATGTGGTTCGACTTCGGCTTCGACCCCAACGCGCCGGCCGAGGAGGGCTACGTGCGCGCGCGCATCGCGGAGGTGGAGCGGCGCTTCCAGCTGGTGCTCATCGCCGAGCACTTCGACGAGTCCCTGGTGCTGCTGCGGCGCCGGCTGCGCTGGGCGCTGGACGACGTGGTGGCCTTCAGGCTCAACTCCCGCAGCGCGCGCTCCGTGACCCGCCTGGCGCCCGAGACTCGCGAGCGCGCGCGGCGCTGGTGCGCGCTGGACTGGCGCTTGTACCAGCATTTCAACCGCAGCTTCTGGGGGCAGCTGCGCGCCGAGCTGGGCCCACGGCGGCTGCGCGGGGAGGTGGCGCGGCTCCGGACGCGGAGGCGCGAACTCGCGGTCCTGTGCCTGCAGGACGGTGGCGCGCCCCAGAACCGGACGCAGATCCACGACCCGGGCCTGCGCCCCTACCAGCCCGGCGCGGCCGACATCCTGGGCTACAACCTCAGGCCAGGCCTGGACAACCAGACGCGGCGCGTGTGCCAGCGGCTGGTGAGGCCCGAGCTCCAGTACATGGCCCACCTGTACTCCCTGCAGTTCCCGGAGAAGCCCCCCAAGAACATCCCGTAG
- the GAL3ST2 gene encoding galactose-3-O-sulfotransferase 2 isoform X3, with protein MMSTLGGLQRYFRVILLLLLALTLLLLAGFLHTDLELLTPLFGGEAEGPPVTNIMFLKTHKTASSTVLNILYRFAETHNLSVALPAGWHVHLGYPWFFLARYVEGVGSQQRFNIMCNHLRFNPPEVQKVMPNDTFYFSILRNPVFQLESSFIYYKTYAPAFQGAPSLDAFLASPRTFYNDSHLLRNVYAKNNMWFDFGFDPNAPAEEGYVRARIAEVERRFQLVLIAEHFDESLVLLRRRLRWALDDVVAFRLNSRSARSVTRLAPETRERARRWCALDWRLYQHFNRSFWGQLRAELGPRRLRGEVARLRTRRRELAVLCLQDGGAPQNRTQIHDPGLRPYQPGAADILGYNLRPGLDNQTRRVCQRLVRPELQYMAHLYSLQFPEKPPKNIP; from the exons GTACTTCCGggtcatcctcctcctcctccttgccctGACGCTGCTCCTGCTGGCTGGATTCCTGCACACAGACTTGGAGCTGCTCACACC CCTGTTTGGGGGTGAGGCCGAGGGGCCGCCTGTCACCAACATCATGTTCCTGAAGACGCACAAGACGGCCAGCAGCACGGTGCTCAACATCCTCTACCGCTTCGCGGAGACCCACAACCTCTCTGTGGCGCTGCCTGCCGGCTGGCACGTCCACCTCGGCTACCCCTGGTTCTTCCTGGCGCGCTACGTGGAAGGTGTAGGGTCGCAGCAGCGATTCAACATCATGTGCAACCACCTAAGGTTCAACCCGCCTGAG GTGCAGAAAGTCATGCCCAACGACACGTTCTACTTCTCCATCCTGAGAAACCCTGTGTTCCAGCTGGAGTCCTCCTTCATCTACTACAAAACCTACGCGCCCGCCTTCCAGGGCGCCCCGAGCCTGGACGCGTTCCTGGCCTCGCCGCGGACGTTCTATAACGACAGCCACCTCCTCAGGAACGTCTACGCCAAGAACAACATGTGGTTCGACTTCGGCTTCGACCCCAACGCGCCGGCCGAGGAGGGCTACGTGCGCGCGCGCATCGCGGAGGTGGAGCGGCGCTTCCAGCTGGTGCTCATCGCCGAGCACTTCGACGAGTCCCTGGTGCTGCTGCGGCGCCGGCTGCGCTGGGCGCTGGACGACGTGGTGGCCTTCAGGCTCAACTCCCGCAGCGCGCGCTCCGTGACCCGCCTGGCGCCCGAGACTCGCGAGCGCGCGCGGCGCTGGTGCGCGCTGGACTGGCGCTTGTACCAGCATTTCAACCGCAGCTTCTGGGGGCAGCTGCGCGCCGAGCTGGGCCCACGGCGGCTGCGCGGGGAGGTGGCGCGGCTCCGGACGCGGAGGCGCGAACTCGCGGTCCTGTGCCTGCAGGACGGTGGCGCGCCCCAGAACCGGACGCAGATCCACGACCCGGGCCTGCGCCCCTACCAGCCCGGCGCGGCCGACATCCTGGGCTACAACCTCAGGCCAGGCCTGGACAACCAGACGCGGCGCGTGTGCCAGCGGCTGGTGAGGCCCGAGCTCCAGTACATGGCCCACCTGTACTCCCTGCAGTTCCCGGAGAAGCCCCCCAAGAACATCCCGTAG